A genome region from Scyliorhinus canicula chromosome 16, sScyCan1.1, whole genome shotgun sequence includes the following:
- the LOC119950671 gene encoding RING finger protein 223, with protein MSVSTEVWHTEAASALESPDGNSEGGLECTICFSSYDNIFKTPKLLECQHAFCLECLARLVATIPEDQTPAVTCPLCRGQTALPDNGTPALKTSQELLSKLPPHLQLEEPVWVEGKKLCCKNSSEPGNSDFCICIDIGESKLASSSPPSTATDNRLLNCYGLFGDWKRLILFTLVLIIFLGIVLWPLRCAIATQNLSCRVRPPPTFAPVTTMTAG; from the coding sequence ATGTCTGTTTCAACTGAGGTGTGGCACACTGAAGCTGCCTCTGCTCTGGAAAGCCCCGATGGGAACTCTGAGGGAGGTCTGGAATGTACCATCTGCTTCAGCTCCTATGACAACATCTTCAAGACGCCCAAGTTGCTTGAATGCCAACATGCCTTCTGCTTGGAGTGCCTGGCCAGACTCGTGGCCACCATACCTGAGGACCAGACCCCCGCCGTCACCTGCCCGCTTTGCAGGGGCCAGACAGCCTTGCCTGACAATGGGACCCCTGCCTTAAAAACGAGCCAGGAACTGCTCTCCAAACTACCCCCTCATCTGCAACTGGAAGAGCCAGTGTGGGTGGAGGGCAAGAAACTCTGCTGCAAGAACTCCAGTGAGCCTGGCAACTCTGACTTTTGTATCTGCATTGACATTGGCGAATCAAAACTGGCAAGTTCATCTCCACCTTCAACAGCAACAGACAATAGACTACTAAATTGTTATGGCTTGTTTGGCGACTGGAAGAGACTGATCCTATTTACACTGGTACTGATCATTTTCCTCGGTATTGTGTTATGGCCACTCCGATGTGCGATTGCCACCCAGAATCTGAGCTGTAGGGTCCGTCCTCCACCAACATTTGCCCCAGTCACTACTATGACAGCAGGATAA